One Streptococcus sp. zg-86 DNA window includes the following coding sequences:
- the rimP gene encoding ribosome maturation factor RimP, which yields MATIVDIVTQAITPHIVAPYELVDVEYGKMGGDYVLSIFVDKEGGISLNDTAELSEVISPLLDQIQPDPFPEQYMLEVTSPGLERPLKNAESVEKAVGQYIHVKLYQAIEKNKVFEGTLLSFENQELQIEYMDKTRKKQVTIPYQTVAKARLAVKI from the coding sequence ATGGCGACGATTGTAGACATTGTCACGCAGGCGATTACTCCTCACATTGTAGCTCCTTATGAGCTTGTTGATGTGGAGTATGGCAAGATGGGTGGCGACTATGTCCTATCGATTTTTGTAGATAAGGAGGGAGGCATTTCCCTCAATGATACGGCTGAGCTGTCCGAAGTGATTAGTCCGCTGTTGGATCAGATTCAACCGGATCCATTTCCAGAACAGTATATGCTAGAAGTCACTAGCCCTGGTCTTGAGCGACCCTTAAAAAATGCTGAATCAGTTGAAAAGGCTGTTGGTCAATACATTCATGTAAAGCTCTATCAAGCAATTGAAAAAAACAAGGTGTTTGAAGGAACGCTCCTTTCCTTTGAGAACCAGGAATTACAGATAGAATACATGGATAAAACAAGAAAGAAACAAGTAACCATTCCCTATCAGACAGTAGCGAAAGCACGTCTGGCTGTAAAAATTTAA
- the nusA gene encoding transcription termination factor NusA: MSKEMLEAFRILEEDKGIKKEDIIEAVMESLRSAYKRRYGQSESAAIEFDEKKGDFRVYTVREVVDEVFDSRLEISLKDALAISSAYELGDKIKFEESPAEFGRVAAQSAKQTIMEKMRKQTRAITYNTYKAHEKEIMSGTVERFDNRFIYVNLGNIEAQLSKQDQIPGEVFQSHDRIEVYVYKVEDNARGVNVFVSRSHPEMIKRLMEQEIPEVYDGTVEIMSVAREAGDRTKVAVRSHNPNVDAIGTIVGRGGSNIKKITGKFHPARYDAKLDRMIPIEENIDVIEWVPDEAEFIYNAIAPAEVDQVIFDTEDGKHATVVVPDDKLSLAIGRRGQNVRLAAHLTGFRIDIKSASEYEAMEAALYGEVETVETDEAGE, from the coding sequence ATGAGTAAAGAAATGCTAGAAGCCTTCCGTATTTTAGAGGAAGACAAGGGGATCAAAAAGGAAGACATCATTGAGGCGGTTATGGAGTCGCTTCGCTCAGCTTATAAGCGCCGCTATGGTCAATCAGAATCGGCTGCTATTGAGTTTGATGAGAAAAAAGGAGACTTTCGTGTCTATACTGTCCGTGAGGTTGTAGACGAAGTCTTTGATAGTCGTCTGGAAATTAGTTTAAAAGATGCCTTGGCTATTTCTTCAGCCTATGAATTAGGGGATAAGATTAAGTTTGAAGAATCACCAGCAGAATTTGGTCGAGTAGCTGCTCAATCTGCCAAACAAACCATTATGGAAAAAATGCGCAAGCAAACACGTGCGATTACTTATAATACCTATAAGGCTCATGAAAAAGAAATCATGTCTGGAACTGTTGAACGCTTTGACAACCGTTTCATCTATGTTAATTTGGGTAATATCGAAGCACAATTGTCTAAGCAAGATCAGATTCCTGGTGAGGTTTTCCAATCGCATGACCGCATTGAAGTGTATGTCTACAAGGTTGAAGATAATGCGCGTGGGGTTAACGTATTTGTTAGCCGTAGTCATCCAGAAATGATTAAGCGTTTAATGGAGCAAGAAATTCCGGAAGTGTATGATGGCACGGTGGAAATTATGAGTGTGGCCCGTGAAGCAGGTGACCGTACCAAGGTTGCTGTTCGTAGCCATAATCCCAATGTTGATGCTATCGGAACAATTGTCGGACGTGGTGGTTCGAACATCAAGAAAATTACTGGGAAATTCCACCCAGCACGCTATGATGCTAAGTTAGATCGTATGATTCCAATCGAAGAAAATATCGATGTCATCGAGTGGGTACCAGACGAAGCAGAATTTATCTACAATGCCATTGCCCCAGCAGAAGTCGATCAAGTTATCTTTGACACAGAAGATGGTAAACACGCAACGGTTGTTGTGCCAGATGATAAATTGTCACTTGCCATTGGTCGTCGTGGACAAAACGTTCGCTTAGCGGCTCATTTGACTGGTTTCCGTATCGACATCAAATCAGCTTCAGAATACGAAGCAATGGAAGCAGCCTTATATGGTGAAGTAGAAACTGTAGAAACAGACGAAGCAGGCGAATAA
- a CDS encoding HIT family protein yields the protein MSDCIFCSIVARDIPSSTIYEDENILAFLDITQVTKGHTLVITKQHFRNLLEMDQAASATLFAKIPVIAKHLKDTLGATGVNLISNMEAAAGQTVFHTHIHLLPRFDEQDGLHIAFETKEPDFSALAQLADQLRLEKL from the coding sequence ATGTCAGATTGTATTTTTTGTAGCATCGTTGCGCGCGACATTCCCTCATCAACTATTTATGAAGATGAAAATATCCTTGCTTTTTTAGACATTACCCAAGTGACAAAAGGACATACTTTGGTTATCACAAAACAGCATTTCCGTAATCTGCTTGAAATGGACCAAGCAGCAAGTGCTACCTTATTTGCCAAGATTCCCGTGATTGCAAAGCATCTCAAAGATACCCTCGGAGCAACTGGCGTCAATCTGATTAGTAATATGGAAGCAGCTGCCGGTCAGACAGTTTTTCACACCCATATCCACCTCTTACCTCGCTTTGATGAGCAAGATGGACTGCACATTGCCTTTGAGACCAAGGAACCCGATTTTTCAGCCTTAGCTCAACTAGCCGACCAATTACGTTTGGAGAAATTATGA
- the trmB gene encoding tRNA (guanosine(46)-N7)-methyltransferase TrmB — MRVRNRKGASDMLAAYPQYVILTPEDCKGKWANIFGNGNPIHIEVGSGKGRFVTGMAAQNPEINYIGIDIQMTVLSYALDRVVEAGLPNIKLLQVDGSSLTNYFAPAEIDRLYLNFSDPWPKKRHEKRRLTYKSFLDTYKEILPEKGEIHFKTDNRGLFEYSLVSFSQYGMTLNGVWLDLHASDMEDNVMTEYEEKFSKKGQVIYRVEAAF, encoded by the coding sequence ATGAGAGTAAGAAATCGTAAAGGAGCTAGCGACATGCTAGCGGCATATCCTCAGTATGTTATCCTAACTCCTGAGGACTGTAAGGGGAAATGGGCCAATATTTTTGGGAATGGTAATCCTATTCATATTGAAGTTGGATCTGGGAAGGGGCGTTTCGTCACGGGAATGGCGGCTCAGAATCCAGAGATTAACTACATTGGGATTGACATCCAGATGACTGTGTTAAGCTATGCCTTGGATCGTGTCGTCGAAGCAGGTTTACCAAATATCAAATTATTGCAGGTGGACGGATCGAGTTTGACCAATTATTTTGCGCCAGCAGAGATTGATCGGCTCTACCTCAATTTCTCGGATCCTTGGCCGAAGAAACGCCATGAAAAGCGCCGTCTGACTTATAAGAGTTTTTTGGATACTTATAAGGAAATTTTGCCAGAGAAGGGTGAAATTCACTTTAAAACAGATAACCGTGGACTGTTTGAGTATAGCCTCGTGAGCTTTTCTCAGTATGGCATGACATTAAATGGTGTCTGGTTGGATTTACATGCTAGTGACATGGAAGACAATGTCATGACGGAGTATGAAGAAAAATTCTCTAAAAAAGGTCAAGTCATTTACCGTGTCGAAGCAGCATTTTAA
- a CDS encoding chemotaxis protein, whose amino-acid sequence MKVTHLIAAGTAATLSYLAVKNRDKIAQETAETRDIIHRIKDHSQKVQDSLALIQSYQEPLQEMAEEIQYKVKVYQQSIAGNISEIQKVQKKYQEK is encoded by the coding sequence ATGAAAGTAACACACCTCATCGCAGCAGGAACAGCTGCTACTCTCTCCTATCTAGCAGTTAAAAACCGCGATAAAATCGCTCAAGAAACAGCTGAAACCAGAGATATCATTCACCGGATAAAGGACCACTCTCAAAAAGTCCAAGACAGTCTCGCCCTTATCCAATCCTATCAAGAACCTCTACAGGAAATGGCAGAAGAAATCCAATATAAGGTAAAAGTCTACCAACAAAGCATTGCTGGCAATATCAGCGAAATTCAGAAAGTGCAAAAGAAATACCAAGAAAAATAA
- a CDS encoding YlxQ-related RNA-binding protein: MLIIRSKGENWVLNNQQKLLNLLGLAQRAGRLISGEELVVESIQKQKAKLVFLAHDAGPNLSKKVTDKSHTYQVEVVTAFSTLELSSAVGKPRKVLAVTDAGFTKKMRSIME, translated from the coding sequence ATGTTGATCATAAGATCAAAAGGAGAGAATTGGGTCTTGAATAACCAGCAAAAACTATTAAATTTACTAGGATTAGCACAACGGGCTGGTCGTTTGATTTCAGGCGAAGAGCTGGTCGTTGAGAGCATTCAAAAGCAAAAAGCAAAACTGGTCTTTTTGGCGCATGATGCTGGTCCAAATCTCAGTAAGAAAGTGACAGATAAAAGCCATACCTATCAGGTAGAAGTCGTTACCGCGTTTTCAACGCTGGAATTAAGCTCGGCAGTTGGCAAACCACGTAAGGTGCTGGCTGTGACAGATGCTGGATTTACTAAGAAAATGAGGTCTATTATGGAATAG
- a CDS encoding ABC transporter ATP-binding protein, giving the protein MLEVKNVTGGYVNIPVLKDISFQVADGELVGLIGLNGAGKSTTIKEIIGLLSPYQGQILIDGESLQSNPQNYRKKIGFIPETPSLYEELTLKEHLEVVAMAYDLDVEQALSRAQQLLELFRLDEKLDWFPVNFSKGMKQKVMIICAFMVNPTLLIVDEPFLGLDPVAIDDLIRLLEEEKAKGTSILMSTHVLDSAEKMCDRFVILHQGQVRAQGDLATLQAEFGRKEASLNELYLALTKEGEQA; this is encoded by the coding sequence ATGTTAGAAGTAAAAAATGTGACAGGTGGCTATGTCAATATTCCGGTCTTGAAAGATATTTCCTTTCAAGTGGCAGATGGAGAATTGGTTGGTTTGATTGGTCTAAATGGTGCAGGAAAATCGACGACGATTAAAGAGATTATCGGACTCTTATCGCCGTATCAGGGACAGATTTTAATTGATGGAGAGAGTCTTCAGTCGAATCCACAAAACTATCGGAAGAAAATTGGTTTTATTCCAGAAACGCCAAGCCTCTATGAAGAGTTGACTTTAAAAGAGCATTTGGAAGTGGTGGCTATGGCCTATGATTTGGATGTCGAACAGGCCCTTTCTCGTGCACAGCAGTTGCTTGAACTCTTTCGTTTAGATGAAAAACTCGACTGGTTTCCAGTAAATTTTTCTAAGGGAATGAAGCAAAAGGTCATGATTATCTGTGCTTTCATGGTCAATCCTACTTTGTTGATTGTTGATGAGCCATTTTTGGGCTTGGATCCGGTAGCGATTGATGATTTGATTCGCTTGTTAGAAGAAGAAAAGGCCAAGGGGACTTCTATTTTGATGTCAACCCATGTTCTTGATTCAGCTGAAAAAATGTGTGATCGCTTTGTCATCTTACACCAAGGACAGGTACGTGCACAGGGAGATTTAGCAACCTTACAGGCAGAATTTGGTCGAAAAGAAGCTAGCTTGAATGAATTGTATCTTGCTCTTACTAAAGAAGGAGAGCAGGCATGA
- a CDS encoding ABC transporter permease, protein MTELFQERRRAFIERCLKYLRYVLNDHFVLVLMVLLGFLALQYRELLEHFPANPWGVSILLVLVTALLFFAGRIATYIEPADRQFLLPKEMAIDQQIKTARLRAIILWGSIQVVGQGLLFPLYLKLGWTVPIFVIYLCLLSVGKSVWVTFTTGFATAQGGLDWDRAIQYEIKRKQNILQFYSLFTHVKGISSDVKRRQYLDFVLNLVKKRQDSTWAYLFLRGFLRSGDFFWLSVRLLALTLASLCLIQESWLATGLTVLFDYLLLFQLLALYHVYDYQYVSRLYPISAQAKRMSFQRVIRGLMYGLLALQLGVGFMVLREKIYLVVIVGMGLVLTHVYLGVKSKKLID, encoded by the coding sequence ATGACAGAACTCTTTCAAGAGCGTAGACGAGCGTTTATCGAGCGTTGTCTGAAGTATCTCCGCTATGTCTTAAATGATCATTTTGTTTTGGTCTTAATGGTTTTGCTTGGTTTTCTGGCCTTGCAATACCGAGAACTTTTAGAACATTTCCCAGCCAATCCTTGGGGTGTTTCTATCTTGCTTGTTCTCGTCACCGCCTTGCTCTTTTTTGCTGGACGAATAGCGACCTATATCGAGCCAGCGGATCGACAGTTTTTGTTGCCCAAGGAAATGGCCATTGACCAGCAAATTAAAACTGCTCGACTGCGTGCCATTATCTTGTGGGGGAGTATTCAAGTGGTGGGGCAAGGCTTGCTATTTCCCTTGTATTTGAAATTAGGCTGGACAGTTCCTATCTTTGTGATTTATCTTTGTCTGTTATCGGTGGGGAAATCTGTTTGGGTAACCTTTACGACCGGTTTTGCAACAGCACAAGGTGGTCTTGATTGGGATAGGGCAATTCAGTATGAAATCAAGCGGAAGCAAAATATCTTGCAATTCTACTCCCTCTTTACCCATGTCAAGGGAATTAGCAGTGATGTCAAGCGGCGTCAGTATCTGGATTTTGTGTTAAATCTGGTCAAGAAAAGACAGGATAGCACATGGGCTTATCTCTTTTTACGTGGTTTTTTACGGTCGGGGGATTTTTTCTGGTTGAGTGTTCGCTTGCTTGCCTTGACTTTAGCCAGCCTTTGTTTGATTCAAGAATCCTGGTTGGCAACTGGGTTGACGGTCCTCTTTGATTATCTCTTGTTGTTTCAGTTGCTAGCTTTGTATCATGTCTATGATTATCAATATGTGAGTCGACTTTATCCGATTTCTGCGCAAGCTAAACGAATGAGTTTTCAGCGTGTGATTCGAGGACTTATGTATGGACTGCTAGCCTTACAATTAGGAGTGGGCTTCATGGTTTTAAGAGAGAAAATTTACCTTGTAGTCATAGTCGGAATGGGTCTTGTTTTAACTCATGTCTACCTAGGTGTGAAATCAAAGAAATTGATTGACTAA
- the ccrZ gene encoding cell cycle regulator CcrZ: protein MQFDTSGLRLQSIAGNSGKAFKGMRTDGTPVFVKYEMPPIVSALAHEQITPPVLSANRELGVGQRVEQEWLNGHTLTRSDMGGKQIQQILVRMHYSKMLLNQALQLNYTYQEPQDLVRKWQQEAPARLAKNTYLQSVCSDLLHHLPSFRKDTATFVHGDLHHTNWVETTSGLIYLTDWETACVTDRMLDVAYLLTHYIPRQSWEEWLRSYGYKYNQTVLNKIYWYGQLGYLNQITKHVESYDMEAANKEIYALRYFRKSYYKEV from the coding sequence ATGCAATTTGATACAAGCGGACTTCGTCTGCAATCAATCGCAGGAAATAGTGGTAAAGCATTTAAGGGGATGCGAACAGATGGGACACCCGTTTTTGTCAAGTATGAAATGCCTCCGATTGTTTCAGCCCTAGCGCATGAGCAAATTACTCCGCCTGTTCTTTCTGCCAATCGTGAATTGGGAGTTGGGCAACGTGTTGAGCAGGAGTGGTTGAATGGTCATACCCTGACTCGATCAGATATGGGTGGAAAGCAAATTCAGCAAATCCTCGTACGGATGCATTATTCCAAAATGTTGCTGAATCAGGCCTTACAGCTAAATTATACTTATCAAGAACCGCAGGATTTGGTTCGCAAATGGCAGCAAGAAGCACCAGCTCGTCTGGCTAAAAACACCTATCTTCAGTCTGTTTGTAGCGATTTATTACATCATCTCCCAAGTTTTCGGAAAGATACGGCTACTTTTGTTCATGGGGATTTACACCATACGAACTGGGTAGAAACAACGAGTGGGTTAATCTATCTAACAGACTGGGAAACAGCTTGTGTGACAGATCGGATGCTGGATGTGGCTTACTTACTGACCCACTATATTCCAAGACAATCATGGGAAGAGTGGCTCAGAAGCTATGGATACAAGTACAACCAAACGGTTTTAAATAAGATTTACTGGTATGGTCAACTAGGCTATTTGAATCAAATTACAAAACATGTCGAAAGTTATGACATGGAGGCAGCAAATAAAGAAATTTATGCCTTACGGTATTTCCGTAAGAGCTACTATAAGGAAGTATGA
- the rnpM gene encoding RNase P modulator RnpM, which translates to MAKARKIPLRKSVVSGEIIDKRDLLRIVKNKEDQVFIDPTGKANGRGAYIKLDNTEAAQAKKKRAFDRAFSMEVAVEFYDELIAYVDHKIKRRELGLE; encoded by the coding sequence ATGGCAAAAGCTAGAAAAATCCCCTTACGAAAATCGGTTGTTTCTGGAGAAATCATTGACAAGCGTGATTTGTTGCGTATTGTGAAAAATAAAGAAGACCAAGTCTTCATTGATCCAACAGGAAAAGCAAATGGTCGTGGAGCCTATATCAAGCTTGATAATACCGAAGCAGCTCAGGCTAAGAAAAAACGTGCATTTGACCGTGCCTTTAGCATGGAAGTAGCTGTCGAATTCTACGACGAATTGATTGCCTATGTTGATCATAAGATCAAAAGGAGAGAATTGGGTCTTGAATAA